A stretch of Rhizobium sp. TH2 DNA encodes these proteins:
- the xth gene encoding exodeoxyribonuclease III gives MPLTIATWNINSVRLRMPIVEKFLDEKQPDILCLQETKCENDQFPIAPFNDRGYLHQAIHGQKGYHGVAIVSRLPLEEHDRRDHGSVGHARHVSVKFRAGTRTIRLHNFYVPAGGDEPDPKINPKFAHKLDYIEEMKGLHSEAEAGVSSILVGDLNIAPFEHDVWSHKQLLKIVSHTPVETDGMKEVIARGNWLDLMRQYTPEPAKLYTWWSYRSADWVAANKGRRLDHIWSSPDLGPQLQEIEILREARGWEKPSDHVPVIARFDL, from the coding sequence ATGCCGCTGACGATTGCCACCTGGAACATCAACTCGGTGCGGCTCCGCATGCCGATCGTCGAGAAGTTCCTGGATGAAAAGCAGCCCGATATTCTCTGCCTGCAGGAAACCAAGTGCGAGAACGACCAGTTCCCGATCGCGCCGTTCAACGATCGCGGTTATCTGCACCAGGCGATCCACGGCCAGAAGGGTTACCATGGTGTGGCCATCGTCTCCCGCCTGCCGCTCGAGGAACACGACCGCCGCGACCATGGCAGTGTCGGCCATGCCCGGCATGTCTCGGTGAAATTCCGCGCCGGTACCAGGACGATCCGGCTGCATAATTTCTACGTGCCCGCCGGCGGCGATGAGCCCGATCCCAAGATCAATCCGAAGTTTGCCCACAAGCTCGATTATATCGAGGAGATGAAGGGGCTTCATTCCGAAGCGGAAGCAGGCGTCTCCTCGATCCTCGTCGGAGATCTCAATATTGCCCCGTTTGAACATGACGTCTGGTCGCACAAGCAGTTGCTCAAGATCGTCAGCCACACGCCTGTCGAGACCGACGGAATGAAAGAGGTCATTGCACGCGGCAACTGGCTGGACCTGATGCGGCAATACACGCCCGAACCGGCGAAGCTCTACACATGGTGGAGTTACCGCTCCGCCGACTGGGTGGCCGCGAACAAGGGCCGCAGGCTCGACCACATCTGGTCGTCGCCCGATCTCGGGCCACAACTCCAGGAAATCGAGATATTAAGGGAAGCGCGAGGCTGGGAGAAACCATCGGACCATGTTCCGGTGATCGCCCGCTTCGACCTGTGA
- a CDS encoding glycosyltransferase → MRIAFVHQYFPGQFARLAKHFLDEGKHDVIAFHRGLRDGRSSDPVDGIRLIEYGEEIPPERDEKRALAGTERFIREAVSLARKADTLRQEGWVPDVVYSHTGWGSAAYLHDAFPEAKFIKYCEWFYNNTAESTQFLNPAPRPIGIRIATSLMNLPILGDLAAGDLLIAPTEFQKSQFPASIRPSIEVAPDGVNMEFFSPEPAASFALPDGRKVTRCDRVVTYVARGADPFRGFEPFMEALASLQARDPLVEALILGDRMVYYGAGHGTEDHFHEVLKSVAIDPSRTHFLGKLDYANYRDVLRISSAHVYLTVPFVLSWSMLESMATGCAVIGSDTAPVREFIRDRENGLLANFFDPQGIAARIEEALNGGPEIEAMRANARRTIEERWAADFALARHDALLARVLAQPK, encoded by the coding sequence ATGCGGATCGCTTTCGTCCATCAATATTTCCCAGGCCAGTTCGCAAGGCTGGCGAAGCACTTCCTGGACGAAGGCAAGCATGATGTGATCGCATTTCATCGCGGGCTTCGCGATGGGCGGTCGAGCGACCCGGTCGACGGCATCCGGCTGATCGAATACGGCGAGGAGATTCCGCCGGAGCGCGACGAAAAGCGGGCACTTGCGGGCACCGAGCGGTTCATCCGCGAGGCTGTGAGCCTCGCGCGCAAGGCCGATACGCTCAGGCAGGAAGGCTGGGTGCCGGATGTCGTCTATTCGCATACGGGTTGGGGAAGCGCCGCCTATCTGCACGATGCCTTTCCCGAGGCGAAATTCATCAAATACTGCGAGTGGTTCTACAACAACACAGCCGAAAGCACCCAATTTCTCAACCCGGCCCCACGGCCCATCGGCATCCGCATCGCAACCAGCCTGATGAACCTGCCGATCCTCGGCGATCTTGCGGCCGGCGATCTGCTGATCGCACCGACGGAATTCCAGAAGTCGCAGTTCCCCGCCTCCATCCGCCCGTCAATCGAAGTGGCGCCCGATGGCGTGAATATGGAATTCTTCTCGCCCGAGCCGGCGGCCTCCTTCGCCCTTCCCGATGGGCGAAAGGTAACCCGCTGCGACCGCGTCGTAACCTATGTTGCGCGGGGCGCCGATCCTTTCCGCGGCTTCGAGCCATTCATGGAGGCGCTTGCGTCACTTCAGGCGCGCGACCCCTTGGTGGAGGCACTGATCCTCGGCGACCGGATGGTGTATTACGGTGCCGGGCATGGCACCGAAGATCACTTCCACGAGGTCTTGAAATCGGTCGCGATCGATCCCTCACGCACGCATTTCCTCGGCAAGCTTGATTACGCGAATTACCGCGACGTGCTGCGCATCTCGTCCGCGCATGTCTATCTGACTGTGCCGTTCGTACTCTCATGGTCGATGCTGGAATCCATGGCGACCGGCTGCGCGGTGATCGGTTCCGATACCGCGCCGGTGCGCGAATTCATCCGTGATCGGGAGAACGGCCTGCTTGCGAACTTCTTCGACCCGCAAGGCATTGCCGCCCGTATCGAAGAGGCGTTGAACGGCGGACCTGAAATCGAAGCGATGCGCGCGAATGCCCGCCGCACGATCGAAGAGCGCTGGGCAGCGGACTTCGCCCTGGCCCGGCACGACGCACTGCTCGCCCGCGTGCTGGCTCAGCCGAAATAG
- a CDS encoding glycosyltransferase, translated as MPSSKRILQIAHSHPRFHPGGTELTALALHREALEQGLDSWYLGALDGTQITPNQGTMMIALTPDQRESALFVNNFIRFKLEQQEHHGLLREFAEYLKFVRPDVVHIHHVLNFGLEALHVLRNVLPEAKIILSIHDFYLICANNGQLYKHDKKQRCPGPTMDQCLKCFPNRNANDFAMRALDIRNALSLCDNLVSPSYFLKDKLDRYLGVPMEISVVENGYLGSDPAIADLPVPRANGGPVFGYFGNISAVKGLADLLDAADLLIESGKAEFSIHVHGAQLFEDKFLADRMEAAKLTLGRKITFFGGYQSDELVSLLANVDCMVFPSVWWENAPLVVYEALHAGRQVIAYPHGGAPEILERYGAGIIAERSDPAALAEAMAKVIDNLSLTEISLNRPIPLRSDLLAAYGKFYFG; from the coding sequence ATGCCATCTAGCAAGCGCATATTGCAGATCGCGCATAGCCATCCCCGGTTTCATCCCGGCGGCACGGAACTGACCGCACTGGCGCTGCATCGCGAGGCGCTCGAGCAGGGGCTCGACAGCTGGTATCTCGGCGCGCTCGATGGCACCCAGATCACGCCCAACCAAGGCACGATGATGATCGCGCTGACGCCTGATCAACGCGAGTCGGCGCTGTTCGTCAACAACTTCATCCGCTTCAAGCTCGAGCAGCAGGAGCATCATGGCCTCCTCCGGGAGTTCGCCGAATATCTGAAGTTCGTCCGGCCGGATGTGGTGCATATCCATCACGTGCTGAACTTCGGGCTGGAGGCGCTGCATGTGCTGCGGAACGTGTTGCCCGAGGCGAAAATCATCCTCAGCATCCATGATTTCTATCTGATCTGCGCCAATAACGGACAGCTCTACAAGCACGACAAAAAGCAGCGCTGTCCCGGGCCGACGATGGACCAGTGTTTGAAATGCTTTCCCAACCGCAACGCCAATGATTTCGCCATGCGGGCGCTGGATATCCGCAACGCGCTTTCGCTCTGCGACAATCTCGTCTCGCCATCCTATTTCCTGAAGGACAAGCTCGACCGGTATCTTGGCGTGCCGATGGAAATCAGCGTCGTCGAGAATGGCTATCTCGGCAGCGATCCCGCGATCGCCGATCTGCCGGTGCCGCGTGCGAACGGCGGTCCGGTGTTCGGATATTTCGGCAATATCTCGGCCGTGAAGGGCCTCGCCGACCTGCTCGACGCCGCTGACCTGCTGATCGAAAGCGGCAAGGCGGAATTCAGCATCCATGTTCATGGCGCCCAGCTCTTCGAGGACAAGTTTCTCGCAGACCGGATGGAAGCCGCGAAACTGACGCTTGGCCGGAAGATCACTTTCTTCGGCGGCTACCAGTCCGACGAACTTGTGTCACTCCTGGCGAACGTCGATTGCATGGTCTTCCCGTCGGTCTGGTGGGAGAATGCGCCGCTGGTGGTCTATGAGGCGCTTCATGCCGGCCGCCAGGTGATCGCATATCCGCATGGCGGCGCGCCCGAGATACTTGAGCGCTATGGCGCGGGCATCATTGCGGAGCGATCGGACCCGGCCGCGCTTGCCGAGGCGATGGCAAAAGTCATCGACAACCTGTCGCTGACCGAGATTTCCCTGAACCGACCGATCCCTTTACGAAGCGACCTTCTCGCCGCCTATGGCAAGTTCTATTTCGGCTGA